From a region of the Mercurialis annua linkage group LG1-X, ddMerAnnu1.2, whole genome shotgun sequence genome:
- the LOC126665757 gene encoding probable inactive heme oxygenase 2, chloroplastic, whose product MGSSSLTISTAPKLRPRVPQPFSSIVPPFQLHLLSGRSKENKVGPLIMCCSNSNSTASSFPTAIEELAEDSSSFAATNMSNPAPIVRKRKRYRKPYPGELKGITEEMRFVAMRLHNIKGKYTHNSKTSSRSDDDKNDDYNSPNDAALGKEDGESCWEASMEGFLNYLVDSKLVFQTIERIVDKSEDVSYVYFRRTGLERAEGLAQDIQWFTQQHKDTVIPEPTSVGLTYAKYLQELADKNPPLFLCHFYNIYFSHLAGGQVIAKQVSEKLLEGRELEFYKWEGDEQELLKGVRENLNMLGEHWSRDVKNKCLKEATKSFRHMGQIVRLIIL is encoded by the exons ATGGGTTCGTCGTCCTTAACAATTTCAACGGCACCTAAACTACGACCTCGGGTACCCCAACCATTCAGCTCAATAGTCCCACCATTTCAATTACATCTCCTAAGCGGAAGAAGTAAAGAAAATAAAGTAGGGCCTCTAATCATGTGTTGCTCCAATTCAAATTCTACTGCTTCTTCCTTTCCAACAGCAATTGAAGAACTAGCAGAAGATTCTTCTTCATTCGCAGCAACAAACATGTCGAATCCTGCTCCAATTGTTAGAAAACGAAAGAGATACAGGAAGCCGTACCCAGGAGAGCTCAAGGGTATAACCGAAGAGATGAGATTCGTTGCCATGCGGCTTCATAATATTAAAGGCAAATATACCCACAACTCCAAAACCAGCAGCCGAAGTGACGATGATAAAAACGATGATTATAACTCTCCAAACGACGCCGCTTTAGGTAAAGAAGATGGTGAAAGTTGTTGGGAAGCCAGTATGGAAGGGTTCCTAAACTATCTTGTTGACAGTAAACTCGTTTTCCAGACTATAGAGCGTATTGTTGATAAATCCGAAGATGTTTCTT aTGTTTATTTCAGAAGAACTGGTTTGGAACGGGCAGAGGGTCTTGCACAAGACATACAGTGGTTTACCCAACAACACAAGGATACGGTGATACCTGAGCCTACTTCTGTTGGACTGACTTACGCCAAGTATTTGCAAGAGCTTGCTGACAAGAATCCTCCCTTGTTCCTCTGCCATTTCTACAATATATACTTCTCTCATTTAGCAGGTGGTCAAGTTATTGCAAAACAG GTCTCTGAGAAGCTCCTGGAAGGCAGAGAGCTAGAATTCTACAAATGGGAGGGAGATGAACAAGAACTGCTCAAGGGTGTTCGAGAGAATCTCAATATGCTCGGAGAG CACTGGTCTCGCGATGTGAAAAACAAATGCTTAAAAGAAGCAACAAAGTCATTCAGGCATATGGGGCAGATAGTCAGGTTGATCATCCTATGA
- the LOC126678698 gene encoding uncharacterized protein LOC126678698 isoform X1 has product MAEHKCFFYKKDSLVIKAPKKSPLVLRLVVLAFAMICGVYICSICLKQIDPHTASKLLKFEIFDQPCNNSDIQPWEIPYVHYPKPQTFSREECRCNPVRYFAIFSMQRSGSGWFETLMNSHINVSSNGEIFGKRERRQNVSAVVNTLDRVYNLDWFSSAAKNECNAAVGFKWMLNQGVMEHHEGIVKYFNEKGVHAIFLFRRNLLRRMVSVLANSYDKSKKPLNGTHKSHVHSSTEAAVLAKYKPRINATTLLAELKHVDDRAARAIGYFKTTRHIVVYYEDVVGNHKKQKLKQIQEFLSLPYRELTSRQIKIHVRPLLDQIDNPEEVQQVLNGTSYQSFHQSDYQL; this is encoded by the exons ATGGCTGAACATAAATGTTTCTTCTACAAAAAG GATTCATTAGTGATAAAAGCTCCAAAGAAATCTCCATTGGTATTGAGATTAGTGGTGTTAGCCTTTGCTATGATCTGTGGTGTTTACATTTGTTCAATATGTTTAAAGCAAATAGACCCACACACAGCATCAAAATTGTTaaagtttgaaatttttgatCAGCCATGCAATAATTCAGACATACAACCATGGGAAATTCCTTATGTACATTACCCAAAACCTCAAACATTTAGCAG GGAGGAATGCAGGTGCAATCCTGTAAGATATTTTGCAATATTTTCAATGCAGAGATCAGGAAGTGGATGGTTTGAGACATTGATGAATAGTCACATAAATGTAAGTTCTAATGGAGAAATATTTGGGAAAAGGGAAAGGAGACAAAATGTTTCAGCAGTTGTGAATACATTGGATAGAGTTTACAATCTTGATTGGTTTAGTAGTGCTGCCAAGAATGAATGCAATGCTGCTGTTGGCTTCAAATGGATGCTTAATCAG GGTGTGATGGAACACCACGAAGGGATAGTGAAATACTTCAATGAGAAAGGAGTTCATGCAATTTTTCTATTCAGAAGGAATTTGCTGAGAAGAATGGTATCTGTTCTTGCTAATTCCTACGACAAATCTAAAAAACCTCTCAATGGAACCCACAAGTCCCATGTTCACTCATCAACTGAG GCGGCAGTTCTTGCAAAATACAAGCCAAGAATAAATGCCACCACATTGCTAGCTGAGCTCAAGCATGTAGACGACAGAGCTGCGAGGGCAATAGGATACTTCAAAACCACTCGTCATATTGTCGTTTACTATGAAGATGTCGTAGGTAACCACAAG AAACAGAAACTAAAACAAATTCAGGAGTTCTTGAGTTTGCCGTATAGAGAGCTTACGAGCCGTCAGATTAAGATCCACGTACGGCCCTTACTTGATCAGATTGACAACCCGGAAGAAGTTCAACAAGTACTTAATGGAACATCTTATCAGAGTTTTCATCAGTCAGATTATCAGTTATAG
- the LOC126678698 gene encoding uncharacterized protein LOC126678698 isoform X2, with protein sequence MESTDSLVIKAPKKSPLVLRLVVLAFAMICGVYICSICLKQIDPHTASKLLKFEIFDQPCNNSDIQPWEIPYVHYPKPQTFSREECRCNPVRYFAIFSMQRSGSGWFETLMNSHINVSSNGEIFGKRERRQNVSAVVNTLDRVYNLDWFSSAAKNECNAAVGFKWMLNQGVMEHHEGIVKYFNEKGVHAIFLFRRNLLRRMVSVLANSYDKSKKPLNGTHKSHVHSSTEAAVLAKYKPRINATTLLAELKHVDDRAARAIGYFKTTRHIVVYYEDVVGNHKKQKLKQIQEFLSLPYRELTSRQIKIHVRPLLDQIDNPEEVQQVLNGTSYQSFHQSDYQL encoded by the exons ATGGAATCCACA GATTCATTAGTGATAAAAGCTCCAAAGAAATCTCCATTGGTATTGAGATTAGTGGTGTTAGCCTTTGCTATGATCTGTGGTGTTTACATTTGTTCAATATGTTTAAAGCAAATAGACCCACACACAGCATCAAAATTGTTaaagtttgaaatttttgatCAGCCATGCAATAATTCAGACATACAACCATGGGAAATTCCTTATGTACATTACCCAAAACCTCAAACATTTAGCAG GGAGGAATGCAGGTGCAATCCTGTAAGATATTTTGCAATATTTTCAATGCAGAGATCAGGAAGTGGATGGTTTGAGACATTGATGAATAGTCACATAAATGTAAGTTCTAATGGAGAAATATTTGGGAAAAGGGAAAGGAGACAAAATGTTTCAGCAGTTGTGAATACATTGGATAGAGTTTACAATCTTGATTGGTTTAGTAGTGCTGCCAAGAATGAATGCAATGCTGCTGTTGGCTTCAAATGGATGCTTAATCAG GGTGTGATGGAACACCACGAAGGGATAGTGAAATACTTCAATGAGAAAGGAGTTCATGCAATTTTTCTATTCAGAAGGAATTTGCTGAGAAGAATGGTATCTGTTCTTGCTAATTCCTACGACAAATCTAAAAAACCTCTCAATGGAACCCACAAGTCCCATGTTCACTCATCAACTGAG GCGGCAGTTCTTGCAAAATACAAGCCAAGAATAAATGCCACCACATTGCTAGCTGAGCTCAAGCATGTAGACGACAGAGCTGCGAGGGCAATAGGATACTTCAAAACCACTCGTCATATTGTCGTTTACTATGAAGATGTCGTAGGTAACCACAAG AAACAGAAACTAAAACAAATTCAGGAGTTCTTGAGTTTGCCGTATAGAGAGCTTACGAGCCGTCAGATTAAGATCCACGTACGGCCCTTACTTGATCAGATTGACAACCCGGAAGAAGTTCAACAAGTACTTAATGGAACATCTTATCAGAGTTTTCATCAGTCAGATTATCAGTTATAG